One segment of Chelmon rostratus isolate fCheRos1 chromosome 17, fCheRos1.pri, whole genome shotgun sequence DNA contains the following:
- the LOC121620446 gene encoding melanin-concentrating hormone receptor 1-like, which translates to MDFSYISNSSFSSISSPETAMEEYEQYNTVLMPSIFGVICFFGILGNCIVIYTIVKKTKFCSQQTVPDIFIFSLSVADLLFLLGMPFLIHQLVGNGSWCFGGTMCTVITALDSNSQIVSTYILTVMTLDRYLATVHPIRFKHVRTPFVAGSAVALVWVFSLVSITPVWMYTGLMPLKDGSVGCALLLPNPATDTYWFTLYQFFLAFALPWVVICWVFFKILQNMSATVAPLPQHSLRVRTRKVTRMAVAICLAFFTCWAPYYILQLAHLGVQRPSFAFLYAYNIAISLGYANSCINPFIYIVLSETFKRQFIVAIRPSHRVFKVAPALADGSVNLRMAPDSLHPSHLHSCVAVAVH; encoded by the exons ATGGACTTTTCCTACATTTCGAATTCATCTTTTTCCTCCATCAGTTCGCCAGAGACTGCAATGGAAG AATATGAGCAATACAACACTGTGCTCATGCCCAGCATCTTCGGtgtcatctgtttctttggGATCCTTGGAAACTGCATTGTAATCTACACCATTGTGAAGAAAACCAAGTTCTGCTCCCAGCAAACAGTCCCAGACATATTTATCTTCAGCTTGTCCGTTGCagacctcctctttctcctcggCATGCCTTTTCTCATCCACCAGCTTGTGGGCAATGGCTCCTGGTGCTTTGGCGGCACCATGTGCACCGTCATCACAGCTCTCGATTCCAACAGCCAGATTGTCAGTACGTACATCCTGACTGTGATGACTCTGGATCGCTACCTGGCCACCGTCCATCCCATCCGCTTCAAACATGTTCGCACCCCCTTCGTGGCTGGGTCGGCGGTAGCTCTGGTGTGGGTCTTCTCTCTGGTCTCCATCACTCCCGTCTGGATGTACACAGGACTCATGCCTCTCAAGGATGGCTCAGTCGGCTGCGCCCTCCTGCTGCCCAACCCAGCCACAGATACATACTGGTTCACCCTCTACCAGTTCTTCCTGGCCTTTGCTCTGCCTTGGGTGGTCATCTGTTGGGTCTTCTTCAAGATTCTCCAAAACATGTCAGCTACAGTTGCCCCACTGCCCCAGCACAGCCTGAGGGTGCGGACGAGAAAAGTGACCCGTATGGCGGTGGCCATATGCCTGGCGTTCTTCACTTGCTGGGCCCCCTACTACATCTTGCAGCTGGCCCACCTCGGCGTACAGCGGCCCTCCTTTGCCTTCCTGTATGCCTACAACATCGCCATCAGCTTGGGCTATGCCAACAGCTGCATCAACCCGTTTATCTACATTGTATTAAGTGAAACATTTAAGAGGCAGTTCATTGTGGCCATTCGACCATCCCACAGGGTTTTCAAAGTTGCTCCCGCTCTGGCCGACGGCAGCGTGAATCTGAGGATGGCACCAGACAGCCTTCATCCGTCTCACTTGCACTCATGTGTGGCTGTGGCCGTGCACTGA